TTCAATTAAGTCTTCTTCAATTGCAATATCTTTACGGTACGACGGTATGGTACACGTGATATTACCATCCAAATTTTGAGGTTTAAAATTTAGACGCTCAAAAACATTGATAATTTCTGCTTCTTCTAAAGCTGTTCCAAGGTATTTATTAATGCGATCAACGGTAATTGATACTACAACCGGTGTACTGTCAAGTGAACCCCATTGAACAGTTTCTTCAAGTGCTGATGCACTTGCATACTCCATTAAAAGTGAAACTGCACGATCCATTGCTTGTTTTGAAGCATTATTATCCATTGGTTTGGTATAACGTGTGGAAGATTCACTACTTAAACCCAAACGTGTTGCGGTTTTACGCACTGAAACATGATTGAAGCGCGCTACTTCAATTACAAGTCCTCTTGAATGAGGTTGAATCATGGAATTTCCAAGACCCATAATCCCTGCAATCCCTACTGGAACCGAACCATTCATAATAACAAGGTCATTTTTTTCTAGATCATATGTTTGACCATCAAGTGCCTCTACGGTTCCTTCAAAATCATCACGAACTGACAAATCTTGATTTTTCAAGAAATCAATATCGTAAAAGTGCATTGGATGACCTGTTTCAAGCATAACAAGATTTGAAATATCTACGACATTATTAATCGGCTTAATACCGGAACCAATAAGTGCTTCACGAATCCAAGCTGGAGAAGTGCCAATTGTTATATTACCAATCACTTTTCCTAAGAACAGAGGTGATTTTTCAGTATAAGATTGAATCTTAAGTTCTGTCTCACTGCCAGTATCCGATGCACCATCAAATTGAGGCAAAGTAAGTTCACGTCCAAATAATGCACTTACTTCATGCGCAATCGAAATTATCGACATAAAATCAGATCGGTTTGGTGTCTGAGAAATATCAAGAATTTCATCATCCAATCCGAGCGCAACTGCTGGATTACTACCCGGTTCTGCTTTAGGAAGAACAACAATTCCTGTTTTTTGTTCTTCTGTTTGGAATTTTTCAGCAACTCCCAATTCATTTAGGGAACAAATCATTCCATTGGATTCAACACCACGAACTTTTGAGGCTTTGATATTAAAATCACCAGGTAATACTGCTCCGACTTGCGCAACACAAACATATAATCCTGCTTTAATGTTTGATGCCCCACATACAATTTGTTCAACACGATCACCTAAATCAACTTGACAGACGTTTAGATGATCACTATCCTCATGCGGAACACATTCTAATACATGCCCCACCGTTAAATGTGTTCCGTGAATTAACGGTTCAATTCCTTCAACTTCTAACCCTGCGTTTGTTAAGGTATCCGCAAGTGTTAATGTGTCAATATCTGCAATATCTACATATCTATTTAATAATTTTCTACTAACTAACATTCTAACCTCCTACTCAAAACGCTTAAACTGATCAATGAAACGTTTATCATTTGTATAAAATGATCGGATATCATCAATACCATATTTAAGCATTGCTATACGTTCAACTCCGATACCGAAAGCAAATCCTGAAAGTGTTGGGTCATCATAACCTGCAGCACGCAAGACGTTAGGATGAACCATACCACCACCAAGAATTTCGATCCAACCTGTATCTTTACAAATACTACATCCTTTACCACCACAGATATGACAAGTTACATCAATCTCAACACTTGGCTCCGTAAATTGGAAATAACTAGGTCTAAAACGTATTTCACGACTTTCGCCAAACATTCTTTTCGCAAAAAGGTTTAAAGTACCTTTTAAATCCGACAAGGTGATTCCGTGACCTAATACTAAACCTTCCATTTGGACAAATTGATGGGAATGTGTCGCATCATCGTCATCACGTCGATATACTTTTCCAGGACAAATTACTTTCACTGGAACGGATGGTGCATATTCTTCGAGCGCACGCATTTGAATTGCCGTTGTGTGGGTTCGAAGTAAGGTATGTTCATCAATAAAGAATGTATCTTGCATCTCACGAGCTGGGTGATCTTGCGGAATATTAGCACGCTCAAAGTTATATAAATCAAGTTCAACTTCGTCACCTTCGACAACTTTATATCCCATTTCTCTAAAGAAATCTTCCATTTCACGACGCATAAGAATGAGTGGATTTTGACTTCCTTGTTTAAATTGAGTTCCAGGTAATGTCACATCAATCGCATCTTTAGCCATATCTTTTTTTAATTTAACTGCCTCTAAGTCTGTTTGTTTTTCTTTAAGTGCAGACTCAATACTTTGTTTCGCTTCATTCACGCGTTTACCAAACAATGGTTTTTCCTCATTTGATAAATCCTTCATTTGTCCCATAACTTTCGTTAAAAGACCTTTCTTACTTAGATATTCAATACGAACATCATTTAAGTGCTCAAGAGTCTCTGCCTTTTTGATTGCTTCAATCCCTTGATTCATAATCTCTTTCAAGTCCATATAAATCCTCCTTAAACATAAAAAAAACCGCACGTCCAGGAACGTCAAGCGCGGTACCATCCTGATTTATACAAATAATGTATACATCTCTTCGTTTTTAACGCAAACGAAACGTAAGTGATTAGCTTCTCTCCAAGATGAATTCGCAGGTTATCAATCAATAGTTCCATCAACCCTATTGTTTCTATAAAAGATGTTGCCTGTTACTAATTCTCTTCAATGATTTTTATCTTCTCTATTATAACTAAAAGCGAAGGTAAATTCAAGATTACCCTCGCTTTAATACAGCTTTTATTATAATAAGTAAAACTAATACCCCAACACCCAAAAGCACAATCGTTCCACCAGGAGCAAGATTGAGGGTATATGACAGCGCAAGCCCTAGCCACACAAAGGTTAAGGAAAATACAATTGCATAAAGCATTGTGGAGCGATAACTCTTTGAAACTTGTATAGCACACGCTGTAGGAATAACCATAAGTGATGAAACGATCAATGCACCCACAATTCGTGATGCAATCGAAACCGTGATTGCGGTAAGAATTGTGAATATCAATGAAATGCGGTTTGTGTCAATACCTGAAAGAAATGCGGATTTTTCGTCAAAAGCGAGATAGAAAAATTCACGATAATATCGAATTGATACACCAATAACTACCAAACTGAGTAAAATCGCAAGTAAATTATCACTATCACCGATTGCGACAATACTACCAAATAGAAAACTATTAAAATTCGCCGGGTTTTTCACAAAGCCAAGCAAAACACCTGACAAACCGATTCCAAAGGACATGATAATCGCAATCGCAAGTTCTTGATATTTCCCAAATTTCTTTTGTATAAACTCAATGCTCAACGCAGCAACCAAGCTTAATGCAATCGCCCCAACAATTGGATTAAAACCGAGAATTAACCCTATCGTAATACCACTTAGAGAAACATGTGATAATGCATCACCAATCATCGACATTCTTTTGAAAACAACTACAACACCAATGAGTGGTATAATGACCGCTAACAAGCCACCAACAAGAAATGCAGTTCGCATAAATTCATATTTAAACATGAGTCTTCACCTCTTGAACCTTACGATCTTTCACTTCAAAAATACGATTAATTTTTTGTACATCATGGTCTAAGTTATGGGTAACCATTACGATAGTCATTTTTTGATCTTGATTCAGTTTTTCAAGAAGTTGATATAAGTTTCGTATCGCCTCTTGATCTAAACCATTGGTCGGTTCATCTAAAAATAATACCTTTGGCTCTACGATTAATTCTCGTGCAATTAATACACGCTGCAATTGCCCACCTGAAAGATTGTTAATCATTTCTGAGGCATATGCTTCCATACCGACGCGCTCAAGTGCTTCAAGTGCACGTTTTTTACGTGACTTATTATAAAAATTAAAAAAACTCCCTTTGGAAAGTCTTAGCATCACGATTTCCAACGACGTCGCCGGAAAATCCGCAACACCCAATAATCCACCTTGTGGAACATACCCTATATCGTCAAACTGACTAAAGGCATCGATGGGCTCGTCTAAAAGTGTTACCGTTCCTGATTGAGCCTTCTCAAAGCCCAAAATAACTTTAAGAAGCGTCGATTTCCCCGACCCATTTGCTCCTGTTAAAGCTACAAAATCCCCTTCATCAATCGCAAAGGATACGGACTCTAAAATATTGTTTTTAGAATATGAAAAATCCATATTCTCTAATTTAAGTATCGATTTCATGCCATCTCCTTATATATTTTCATTCTTTATTTTTATTTATAAATACCAATTATTTTTATGATAATCACACTGAAAT
This genomic stretch from Erysipelothrix rhusiopathiae harbors:
- the pheT gene encoding phenylalanine--tRNA ligase subunit beta codes for the protein MLVSRKLLNRYVDIADIDTLTLADTLTNAGLEVEGIEPLIHGTHLTVGHVLECVPHEDSDHLNVCQVDLGDRVEQIVCGASNIKAGLYVCVAQVGAVLPGDFNIKASKVRGVESNGMICSLNELGVAEKFQTEEQKTGIVVLPKAEPGSNPAVALGLDDEILDISQTPNRSDFMSIISIAHEVSALFGRELTLPQFDGASDTGSETELKIQSYTEKSPLFLGKVIGNITIGTSPAWIREALIGSGIKPINNVVDISNLVMLETGHPMHFYDIDFLKNQDLSVRDDFEGTVEALDGQTYDLEKNDLVIMNGSVPVGIAGIMGLGNSMIQPHSRGLVIEVARFNHVSVRKTATRLGLSSESSTRYTKPMDNNASKQAMDRAVSLLMEYASASALEETVQWGSLDSTPVVVSITVDRINKYLGTALEEAEIINVFERLNFKPQNLDGNITCTIPSYRKDIAIEEDLIEEVIRIVGYDVMDETLPLMDLTLGNLNDQQLKARMIEDVLLGFGADQILSYTLVDESKTVGSESLGSPIRLANPISDKRAYLRTHLLPSMVEVLAYNNAHKISDVLFFEQSSVYAKGAKSNRLGVIGQGSLWNQNWTKTDIPLDFYTLKGMIMELFEKLGFNEKRFQFKQSGFDDTKFHPFKSAEILFDRKHLGVIGQLHPLYAKEYDLKDPIYLEIDLDYLLGQKAGAIKATSVAKYPIMTRDLAILCDNEVAVSDLIQSIEKVSRKYLVDLNVFDVFTSEKLGNKKSIAFQLSFGQDRTLEVEEINDIMSAVIEELKKRFNVEVR
- the pheS gene encoding phenylalanine--tRNA ligase subunit alpha, which codes for MDLKEIMNQGIEAIKKAETLEHLNDVRIEYLSKKGLLTKVMGQMKDLSNEEKPLFGKRVNEAKQSIESALKEKQTDLEAVKLKKDMAKDAIDVTLPGTQFKQGSQNPLILMRREMEDFFREMGYKVVEGDEVELDLYNFERANIPQDHPAREMQDTFFIDEHTLLRTHTTAIQMRALEEYAPSVPVKVICPGKVYRRDDDDATHSHQFVQMEGLVLGHGITLSDLKGTLNLFAKRMFGESREIRFRPSYFQFTEPSVEIDVTCHICGGKGCSICKDTGWIEILGGGMVHPNVLRAAGYDDPTLSGFAFGIGVERIAMLKYGIDDIRSFYTNDKRFIDQFKRFE
- a CDS encoding metal ABC transporter permease, with protein sequence MFKYEFMRTAFLVGGLLAVIIPLIGVVVVFKRMSMIGDALSHVSLSGITIGLILGFNPIVGAIALSLVAALSIEFIQKKFGKYQELAIAIIMSFGIGLSGVLLGFVKNPANFNSFLFGSIVAIGDSDNLLAILLSLVVIGVSIRYYREFFYLAFDEKSAFLSGIDTNRISLIFTILTAITVSIASRIVGALIVSSLMVIPTACAIQVSKSYRSTMLYAIVFSLTFVWLGLALSYTLNLAPGGTIVLLGVGVLVLLIIIKAVLKRG
- a CDS encoding metal ABC transporter ATP-binding protein, which codes for MKSILKLENMDFSYSKNNILESVSFAIDEGDFVALTGANGSGKSTLLKVILGFEKAQSGTVTLLDEPIDAFSQFDDIGYVPQGGLLGVADFPATSLEIVMLRLSKGSFFNFYNKSRKKRALEALERVGMEAYASEMINNLSGGQLQRVLIARELIVEPKVLFLDEPTNGLDQEAIRNLYQLLEKLNQDQKMTIVMVTHNLDHDVQKINRIFEVKDRKVQEVKTHV